One Kallotenue papyrolyticum genomic window carries:
- a CDS encoding adenylyltransferase/cytidyltransferase family protein, producing MPEPITRAALQTLRQQWRSEGRTVVLTNGVFDLLHLGHLQYLQAARALGDLLIVGLNSDASTRHIKGPQRPLVPQAERAALLLGLRPVDYVTIFDEPTAEALVAALQPDVYVKGGDYAVAHAPAGAGKPLPEARIVAAYGGRVVLIPYLPGHSTSELIERIVQRYGH from the coding sequence ATGCCTGAGCCGATCACGCGCGCGGCGCTCCAGACGCTGCGCCAGCAGTGGCGCAGCGAGGGACGCACGGTGGTGCTGACCAACGGCGTCTTCGATCTGCTGCACCTTGGCCATCTGCAGTACCTGCAGGCCGCCCGCGCGCTGGGCGATCTGCTGATCGTCGGCCTCAACAGCGACGCCTCGACGCGCCACATCAAAGGCCCGCAGCGACCACTGGTGCCGCAGGCGGAGCGCGCCGCGCTGTTGCTGGGCCTGCGCCCGGTGGATTATGTCACCATCTTCGATGAGCCGACGGCTGAAGCGTTGGTCGCCGCGCTGCAACCCGACGTGTACGTCAAGGGCGGCGACTATGCCGTGGCGCACGCGCCTGCCGGCGCCGGCAAACCGTTGCCGGAAGCGCGCATCGTGGCGGCCTACGGCGGACGCGTCGTGCTGATCCCGTATCTGCCCGGCCACTCCACCAGTGAATTGATCGAGCGCATTGTGCAACGCTATGGACACTAA
- a CDS encoding PIG-L deacetylase family protein, whose protein sequence is MDTKCLVCVWAHPDDEAFGPVGTLRMAVEQGWQVALVSATHGEQGQADPALLGPNETLGERRAAELRCAARVIGIQHLQIWHYPDGGLSAVPRAELVARIAAELHRWQPRVVITFGPDGITGHPDHIAIGAATTEAVRAWRAATATDARLYYITVRPGRTIPRLDQTAPAPLPPSAILDVSRYAAIKRQALACHATQRADWQPLLADEDWLVVDRFARAEPPVAPDAVPETTILYA, encoded by the coding sequence ATGGACACTAAATGCCTCGTGTGTGTCTGGGCCCATCCCGACGACGAAGCCTTCGGACCGGTCGGCACGCTGCGCATGGCCGTCGAGCAGGGTTGGCAGGTAGCCTTGGTGAGCGCTACCCACGGCGAGCAGGGCCAGGCCGATCCCGCACTGCTGGGACCAAACGAAACGCTGGGCGAACGGCGCGCCGCCGAACTGCGCTGCGCGGCGCGCGTCATCGGCATCCAGCATCTGCAGATCTGGCACTACCCCGATGGTGGGTTGAGCGCCGTGCCTCGCGCTGAACTGGTCGCACGCATTGCGGCCGAACTGCACCGCTGGCAGCCGCGGGTCGTGATCACCTTTGGACCGGACGGCATCACCGGCCATCCCGACCATATCGCCATCGGCGCTGCGACGACCGAGGCGGTCCGGGCCTGGCGCGCGGCAACCGCTACCGACGCGCGGCTCTACTACATCACCGTGCGACCGGGCCGCACCATCCCGCGGCTGGACCAAACCGCGCCCGCACCGCTGCCACCCAGCGCCATCCTCGATGTCAGCCGGTATGCCGCGATCAAGCGCCAGGCGTTGGCCTGCCACGCCACGCAGCGCGCCGACTGGCAGCCGCTGCTAGCGGATGAAGACTGGCTCGTGGTGGATCGCTTTGCGCGCGCCGAACCGCCGGTCGCGCCCGATGCTGTCCCGGAGACGACGATCCTGTATGCGTGA